Proteins found in one Pseudomonas mosselii genomic segment:
- the mnmE gene encoding tRNA uridine-5-carboxymethylaminomethyl(34) synthesis GTPase MnmE, producing the protein MNTVRETIAAIATAQGRGGVGIVRLSGPLASQAGQAITGRTLTPRHAHYGPFRDADGLVLDEGIALFFPGPNSFTGEDVLELQGHGGPVVMDMLLQRCLQLGCRLARPGEFSERAFLNDKLDLAQAEAIADLIEASSTQAARNALRSLQGAFSKRVHGLTEALIALRIYVEAAIDFPEEEIDFLADGHVLRMLDDVRNELSTVQREAGQGALLRDGMTVVIAGRPNAGKSSLLNQLAGREAAIVTDIAGTTRDILREHIHIDGMPLHVVDTAGLRDTDDHVEKIGVERALKAIGEADRVLLVVDSTAPEASDPFALWPEFLDQRPDVAKVTLIRNKADLSGEHVGMEQSDDGHVTITLSAREDDMGLDLLRDHLKACMGYEQTAESSFSARRRHLEALRQASEHLEHGRAQLTLAGAGELLAEDLRQAQQALGEITGAFSSDDLLGRIFSSFCIGK; encoded by the coding sequence ATGAACACTGTGCGTGAAACCATCGCTGCCATCGCCACCGCCCAAGGCCGCGGCGGGGTCGGCATTGTCCGTTTGTCCGGGCCGTTGGCCAGCCAGGCCGGGCAGGCCATTACCGGCCGCACGCTGACCCCGCGCCATGCCCACTATGGCCCGTTCCGCGATGCCGATGGTTTGGTCCTGGATGAAGGCATCGCGCTGTTCTTCCCCGGGCCGAACTCGTTCACCGGCGAAGATGTGCTCGAGCTGCAGGGCCACGGGGGACCGGTGGTCATGGACATGCTGCTGCAGCGCTGCCTGCAGTTGGGCTGCCGGTTGGCACGCCCGGGCGAGTTCAGCGAGCGTGCGTTTCTCAACGACAAGCTCGACCTGGCCCAGGCCGAAGCCATCGCTGACCTGATCGAAGCCAGCTCCACGCAAGCTGCCCGTAATGCCCTGCGCTCGTTGCAGGGGGCTTTCTCCAAGCGCGTGCATGGGCTGACCGAGGCGCTGATTGCCTTGCGCATCTACGTCGAGGCGGCGATCGACTTCCCTGAGGAAGAAATCGACTTTCTCGCCGACGGCCATGTGCTGCGCATGCTCGATGATGTGCGCAACGAGTTGTCCACAGTGCAGCGTGAAGCCGGGCAGGGTGCCCTGTTGCGCGACGGCATGACGGTGGTCATCGCCGGCCGGCCGAACGCCGGCAAATCTAGCCTGCTCAACCAGCTGGCCGGACGCGAGGCGGCGATCGTCACCGATATCGCCGGCACCACCCGGGATATTCTGCGCGAACATATCCACATCGATGGCATGCCGCTGCATGTGGTCGACACCGCCGGTCTGCGCGATACCGATGACCATGTGGAAAAGATCGGGGTGGAAAGGGCGCTCAAGGCCATCGGCGAGGCTGACCGGGTGCTGCTGGTCGTCGACTCGACCGCGCCGGAAGCCAGTGACCCCTTTGCGCTGTGGCCGGAGTTCCTGGACCAACGGCCAGATGTGGCAAAAGTCACGCTCATCCGTAACAAGGCCGACTTGAGCGGTGAGCATGTCGGCATGGAGCAGAGTGACGATGGCCACGTAACCATTACCCTGAGTGCCCGCGAAGACGACATGGGGCTGGATCTGCTGCGTGACCACCTCAAGGCCTGCATGGGGTATGAACAGACCGCGGAGAGCAGCTTCAGCGCCCGTCGCCGACACCTGGAAGCGCTGCGCCAGGCCAGCGAGCACCTGGAGCATGGTCGGGCACAACTGACCCTGGCTGGCGCCGGAGAGCTGCTGGCAGAGGATCTGCGCCAGGCACAGCAAGCGTTGGGTGAAATCACCGGGGCGTTCAGTTCGGACGACCTGCTTGGCAGGATTTTCTCGAGCTTCTGCATCGGCAAATAG
- a CDS encoding ParB/RepB/Spo0J family partition protein — MAIKKRGLGRGLDALLSGPSVSALEAQAVKIDQNELQQLPVELIQRGKYQPRRDMDPEALEELAHSIRTHGVMQPIVVRPIGDNRYEIIAGERRWRATQQAGLDTVPAMVREVPDEAAIAMALIENIQREDLNPLEEALALQRLQQEFELTQQQVADAVGKSRVTVANLLRLISLPEAIKTMLAHGDLEMGHARALLGLEEDRQEEGARHVVARGLTVRQTEALVRQWLNGKPEPVEASKPDPDIARLEQRLAERLGSAVQIRHGNKGKGQLVIRYNSLDELQGVLAHIR, encoded by the coding sequence ATGGCCATCAAGAAACGCGGTCTCGGACGTGGGTTGGATGCACTGCTCAGTGGTCCTTCCGTCAGCGCGCTCGAAGCGCAGGCAGTGAAGATCGACCAGAATGAACTGCAACAGCTGCCGGTCGAGCTGATCCAGCGCGGCAAGTACCAGCCGCGCCGCGACATGGATCCCGAGGCGCTGGAGGAACTGGCGCACTCGATCCGCACCCACGGCGTCATGCAACCGATCGTGGTGCGCCCGATCGGCGACAACCGCTACGAGATCATCGCCGGTGAGCGCCGCTGGCGCGCCACCCAGCAGGCCGGCCTGGACACCGTGCCGGCCATGGTCCGCGAAGTGCCCGACGAAGCCGCCATCGCCATGGCGCTGATCGAGAACATCCAGCGCGAGGACCTCAACCCGCTGGAGGAAGCCCTGGCCCTGCAGCGCCTGCAGCAGGAGTTCGAGCTGACCCAGCAGCAGGTGGCCGATGCCGTCGGCAAGTCGCGGGTGACCGTGGCCAACCTGCTGCGCCTGATCTCGCTGCCCGAGGCCATCAAGACCATGCTCGCCCACGGCGACCTGGAGATGGGCCACGCCCGCGCCTTGCTCGGCCTCGAGGAGGATCGTCAGGAAGAAGGGGCGCGTCATGTTGTCGCACGCGGGCTCACCGTGCGCCAGACCGAGGCACTGGTGCGTCAGTGGCTCAATGGCAAACCTGAGCCGGTCGAGGCCAGCAAACCTGATCCGGATATCGCCCGTCTTGAACAGCGTCTGGCAGAGCGCCTGGGCTCGGCGGTACAAATTCGCCACGGCAACAAGGGCAAAGGCCAGTTGGTTATTCGCTACAACTCCCTTGACGAGTTGCAAGGCGTGCTTGCTCACATCCGCTGA
- the atpB gene encoding F0F1 ATP synthase subunit A, producing the protein MAAETASGYIQHHLQNLTYGQLPDGSWGFAHSAAEAKAMGFWAFHVDTLGWSVALGLIFLFIFRMAAKKATSGQPSGLQNFVEVLVDFVNGSVKDSFHGRSPVIAPLALTIFVWVFLMNAIDLVPVDWIPQLAILISGDPHIPFRAVSTTDPNATLAMAFCVFALIIFYSIKVKGLGGFLGELTLHPFGSKNIFVQILLIPVNFLLEFVTLIAKPISLALRLFGNMYAGELVFILIAVMFGAGILWLSGLGVVLQWAWAVFHILIITLQAFIFMMLTIVYLSMAHEDNH; encoded by the coding sequence ATGGCAGCAGAAACCGCTTCGGGCTATATCCAGCACCACTTGCAGAACCTGACCTACGGTCAACTACCAGACGGCAGCTGGGGCTTCGCCCATTCGGCTGCAGAAGCCAAGGCAATGGGCTTCTGGGCGTTCCACGTGGACACCCTCGGCTGGTCCGTTGCGCTGGGTCTGATCTTCCTGTTCATCTTCCGCATGGCGGCCAAGAAGGCGACTTCCGGCCAGCCGAGCGGTCTGCAGAACTTCGTGGAAGTGCTGGTGGACTTCGTCAACGGCAGCGTGAAGGATTCCTTCCACGGCCGTAGCCCGGTGATTGCTCCGCTGGCGCTGACCATTTTCGTCTGGGTCTTCCTGATGAACGCCATCGACCTGGTACCGGTCGACTGGATTCCTCAGCTGGCCATCCTGATCTCCGGTGATCCGCACATTCCGTTCCGCGCGGTTTCGACCACCGACCCGAACGCGACCCTGGCCATGGCCTTCTGCGTGTTCGCCCTGATCATCTTCTACAGCATCAAGGTCAAGGGCCTGGGCGGCTTCCTCGGCGAGCTCACCCTGCACCCGTTCGGCAGCAAGAATATCTTCGTGCAGATCCTGCTGATCCCGGTGAACTTCCTGCTTGAATTCGTCACCCTGATCGCCAAGCCGATCTCGCTGGCCCTGCGTCTGTTCGGCAACATGTACGCCGGCGAACTGGTGTTCATCCTGATCGCGGTGATGTTCGGCGCCGGCATCCTCTGGCTCAGCGGCCTGGGTGTGGTGCTGCAGTGGGCGTGGGCCGTGTTCCACATCCTGATCATCACCCTGCAAGCTTTCATCTTCATGATGCTGACCATCGTTTACCTGTCGATGGCTCACGAAGATAACCATTAA
- the rsmG gene encoding 16S rRNA (guanine(527)-N(7))-methyltransferase RsmG, with amino-acid sequence MSSLVTPQHAEELSTGARQLGVELSAQQHESLLGYLALLIKWNKAYNLTAVRDPDEMVSRHLLDSLSVMPFIHNDTQRWLDVGSGGGMPGIPLAILHPHKQVTVLDSNGKKTRFLTQVKMELKLDNLSVIHSRVEEVQPEQPFCGIISRAFSSMENFTNWTRHLGDARTQWLAMKGLHPADELVALPADFTVESEQALTVPGCQGQRHLLILRRKA; translated from the coding sequence TTGAGTTCCCTGGTCACCCCGCAACACGCCGAAGAGTTGTCCACAGGTGCGCGCCAGCTCGGTGTCGAGCTGAGCGCGCAGCAGCACGAGTCGCTGCTGGGCTACCTGGCCCTGTTGATCAAATGGAACAAGGCCTACAACCTGACCGCCGTGCGCGACCCGGACGAGATGGTCTCGCGCCACCTGCTCGACAGCCTGAGCGTCATGCCGTTTATCCACAATGACACCCAGCGCTGGCTGGATGTCGGCAGCGGCGGCGGCATGCCGGGCATTCCGCTGGCCATCCTGCATCCGCACAAGCAGGTAACGGTGCTGGACAGCAACGGCAAGAAGACCCGCTTCCTGACCCAGGTGAAGATGGAACTGAAACTGGACAACCTCTCGGTTATCCACAGCCGGGTGGAAGAGGTCCAGCCCGAGCAGCCGTTCTGCGGGATCATTTCCCGGGCCTTCAGCAGCATGGAGAATTTCACCAACTGGACCCGCCACCTGGGTGACGCCCGCACGCAATGGCTTGCAATGAAGGGGCTGCATCCTGCCGACGAACTGGTAGCATTGCCCGCAGACTTCACAGTGGAAAGCGAGCAGGCCCTGACCGTTCCAGGTTGCCAGGGCCAGCGCCATCTGCTGATACTGCGCCGCAAGGCATGA
- a CDS encoding F0F1 ATP synthase subunit delta, whose translation MAELTTLARPYAKAAFEHAQAHQQLANWSAMLGLAAAVSQDDTMQRLLKAPQLTSAEKAAAFIEVCGDKFDAKAQNFIHVAAENERLLLLPEISTLFDLYKAEQEKSVDVEVTSAFALNQEQQDKLAKVLSARLGQEVRLHASEDASLIGGVVIRAGDLVIDGSVRGKIAKLAEALKS comes from the coding sequence ATGGCAGAACTGACCACGTTGGCCCGACCTTACGCTAAGGCTGCCTTCGAGCATGCCCAGGCCCATCAGCAACTGGCCAATTGGTCAGCCATGCTCGGCCTGGCTGCTGCGGTGTCGCAAGACGACACCATGCAGCGCCTGCTCAAGGCCCCGCAACTGACTAGCGCAGAAAAGGCCGCCGCATTCATTGAAGTGTGCGGTGACAAGTTTGACGCCAAGGCACAGAATTTCATTCATGTTGCCGCGGAAAACGAACGTCTCCTGCTTCTGCCGGAGATTTCGACTCTGTTCGACCTGTACAAGGCCGAGCAAGAGAAATCCGTGGACGTGGAAGTCACCAGTGCTTTTGCGTTGAACCAAGAACAGCAAGACAAACTCGCCAAGGTTCTCAGTGCACGGTTAGGCCAGGAAGTGCGCCTGCACGCGTCGGAGGATGCCAGCCTGATCGGCGGCGTCGTCATCCGCGCTGGCGACCTGGTAATCGACGGTTCGGTTCGCGGCAAGATCGCGAAACTGGCCGAAGCCTTGAAATCTTGA
- a CDS encoding F0F1 ATP synthase subunit B has protein sequence MNINATLIGQSVAFLIFVLFCMKYVWPPVITALQERQKKIADGLDAANRAARDLELAQEKAGQQLREAKAQAAEIIEQSKKRAAQLVEEAREQARVEADRVKAQAQAEIEQELNSVKDALRAQVGALAVGGAEKILGATIDQNAHAELVNKLAAEI, from the coding sequence GTGAACATTAATGCAACCCTGATTGGCCAATCCGTTGCTTTTCTGATTTTTGTACTCTTCTGCATGAAGTACGTATGGCCTCCGGTCATCACTGCCCTGCAAGAGCGCCAAAAGAAGATTGCCGACGGCTTGGACGCTGCCAACCGCGCAGCTCGCGACCTGGAGCTGGCCCAAGAGAAAGCGGGTCAGCAACTGCGTGAAGCGAAGGCACAGGCAGCCGAAATCATTGAGCAAAGCAAGAAACGCGCTGCTCAGCTTGTCGAGGAAGCCCGTGAACAGGCTCGCGTCGAAGCTGACCGTGTGAAGGCTCAGGCTCAAGCCGAGATCGAACAGGAACTGAACAGCGTCAAAGACGCCCTGCGTGCCCAAGTGGGTGCCCTGGCCGTTGGCGGTGCTGAAAAGATCCTTGGCGCCACAATCGATCAAAACGCGCATGCGGAGCTGGTTAACAAACTGGCCGCTGAAATTTAA
- a CDS encoding F0F1 ATP synthase subunit I translates to MEIRTPNRLPFHRWAVFPVLLAQFVVLLLATLVLWQWKGAVSGYSGLCGGLIAWLPNVYFAWKAFRFSGARAAQAIVKSFYAGEAGKMILTAVLFALTFAGVKPLAPLAVFGVFVLTLLVSWFAPLLMNKRLSRP, encoded by the coding sequence ATGGAAATACGCACGCCAAACCGCCTGCCTTTCCATCGCTGGGCGGTTTTTCCGGTACTGCTGGCTCAATTTGTCGTCCTGCTGCTGGCAACCTTGGTGTTGTGGCAGTGGAAAGGGGCGGTCAGTGGATATTCAGGCCTCTGCGGAGGATTGATTGCCTGGCTGCCCAATGTGTATTTCGCCTGGAAGGCTTTTCGCTTCAGCGGAGCCCGGGCGGCGCAGGCCATCGTCAAGTCGTTCTACGCGGGCGAGGCAGGCAAGATGATTTTGACGGCAGTGCTGTTTGCACTGACCTTCGCAGGAGTGAAGCCATTGGCGCCGTTGGCAGTATTCGGCGTCTTCGTGCTGACCCTTTTGGTCAGCTGGTTCGCGCCCCTGCTGATGAATAAAAGACTTTCGAGACCTTAA
- the mnmG gene encoding tRNA uridine-5-carboxymethylaminomethyl(34) synthesis enzyme MnmG produces MDFPSRFEVIVIGGGHAGTEAALASARMGVKTLLLTHNVETLGHMSCNPAIGGIGKSHLVKEIDALGGAMALATDKSGIQFRILNNRKGPAVRATRAQADRAIYKAVVREILENQPNLWTFQQSCDDLIVEQDQVKGVVTQMGLRFFADSVVLTSGTFLGGLIHIGLQNYSGGRAGDPPANALAQRMRELPLRVGRLKTGTPPRIDGRSVDFSVMTEQPGDTPIPVMSFMGNADMHPRQVSCWITHTNARTHEIIASNLDRSPMYSGVIEGIGPRYCPSIEDKIHRFADKESHQVFIEPEGLTTHELYPNGISTSLPFDVQLDIVRSIRGMENAHIVRPGYAIEYDYFDPRDLKYSLETKVIGGLFFAGQINGTTGYEEAGAQGLLAGTNAALRAQGRESWCPRRDEAYIGVLVDDLITLGTQEPYRMFTSRAEYRLILREDNADLRLTEKGRELGLVDDQRWAAFCAKREGIEREEQRLKSTWVRPGTPQGQAIVDKFGTPLAHEYSLLNLLARPEVDYAGLIEATGGEVIDPQVAEQVEIKTKYAGYIDRQQEEIARLRASEDTRLPVDIDYTTISGLSKEIQGKLGQTRPQTLGQASRIPGVTPAAISLLLIHLKKRGAGRELEQSA; encoded by the coding sequence GTGGATTTCCCTTCCCGTTTTGAAGTGATCGTCATCGGCGGCGGCCATGCCGGTACCGAGGCTGCGCTTGCGTCCGCACGCATGGGTGTGAAAACCCTGCTGCTGACCCACAACGTGGAAACCCTCGGTCACATGAGTTGCAACCCGGCCATCGGCGGCATCGGCAAGAGCCACCTGGTCAAGGAAATCGATGCGCTCGGCGGCGCCATGGCGTTGGCCACCGACAAGAGCGGCATCCAGTTCCGCATCCTGAACAACCGCAAGGGGCCGGCCGTGCGCGCCACCCGTGCGCAGGCCGACCGCGCCATCTACAAGGCGGTGGTGCGCGAAATCCTGGAAAACCAGCCGAACCTGTGGACATTCCAGCAGTCGTGCGATGACCTGATCGTCGAGCAGGACCAGGTCAAGGGCGTGGTCACGCAAATGGGTCTGCGCTTTTTCGCCGACTCCGTGGTCCTGACCAGCGGCACCTTCCTCGGCGGACTTATCCACATCGGTCTGCAGAACTACTCCGGTGGCCGTGCCGGTGATCCGCCCGCCAACGCCCTGGCCCAGCGCATGCGTGAACTGCCGCTGCGCGTCGGTCGCCTGAAGACCGGCACACCACCGCGCATCGATGGCCGTTCAGTGGACTTCTCGGTGATGACCGAGCAGCCGGGCGACACGCCGATCCCGGTAATGTCGTTCATGGGCAATGCCGACATGCATCCGCGCCAGGTCAGTTGCTGGATTACCCACACCAATGCCCGTACCCACGAGATCATCGCCTCGAACCTCGACCGTTCGCCGATGTACTCCGGCGTGATCGAAGGCATCGGCCCGCGCTACTGCCCGTCGATCGAGGACAAGATCCATCGCTTCGCCGACAAGGAAAGCCACCAGGTGTTCATCGAGCCGGAAGGCCTGACCACCCACGAGCTGTATCCCAACGGTATTTCCACCTCGCTGCCGTTCGACGTGCAGCTGGACATCGTTCGCTCGATCCGCGGCATGGAAAACGCCCACATCGTCCGCCCGGGCTATGCCATCGAGTACGACTACTTCGACCCGCGCGACCTGAAGTACAGCCTCGAGACCAAGGTCATCGGCGGCCTGTTCTTCGCCGGCCAGATCAATGGCACCACCGGTTACGAAGAGGCCGGCGCCCAGGGCCTGCTGGCCGGGACCAACGCCGCGCTGCGTGCCCAGGGCCGTGAAAGCTGGTGCCCGCGCCGCGACGAAGCCTACATCGGTGTGCTGGTCGACGACCTGATCACCCTGGGGACCCAGGAGCCGTACCGCATGTTCACCTCGCGCGCCGAATACCGGCTGATCCTGCGCGAAGACAACGCAGACCTGCGGCTGACCGAGAAGGGCCGCGAGCTGGGCCTGGTCGACGACCAGCGCTGGGCCGCGTTCTGCGCCAAGCGCGAAGGCATCGAGCGCGAGGAACAACGCCTGAAGAGCACCTGGGTCCGCCCGGGCACGCCGCAGGGCCAGGCCATTGTGGATAAGTTCGGCACGCCGCTGGCCCACGAATACAGCCTGCTCAACCTGCTCGCCCGTCCGGAAGTCGACTACGCTGGCTTGATCGAGGCGACCGGCGGTGAAGTGATCGATCCACAGGTCGCCGAACAGGTCGAGATCAAGACCAAGTACGCCGGCTACATCGACCGCCAACAGGAAGAGATCGCCCGTCTGCGCGCCAGCGAAGACACGCGCTTGCCTGTGGATATCGACTACACCACGATTTCCGGCCTGTCCAAGGAAATCCAGGGCAAGCTCGGGCAGACTCGCCCGCAGACCCTGGGCCAGGCGTCGCGCATTCCGGGCGTCACCCCGGCGGCGATTTCCCTGTTGCTGATTCACTTGAAAAAACGCGGCGCAGGCCGCGAATTGGAGCAAAGCGCTTGA
- a CDS encoding ParA family protein — protein MAKVFAIANQKGGVGKTTTCINLAASLAATKRRVLLIDLDPQGNATMGSGVDKHELEHSVYDLLIGECDLAQAMHYSEHGNFQLLPANRDLTAAEVVLLEMQMKESRLRNALAPIRENYDYILIDCPPSLSMLTLNALVASDGVIIPMQCEYYALEGLSDLVDNIKRIAARLNPELKIEGLLRTMYDPRLSLNNDVSAQLKEHFGDQLYDTVIPRNIRLAEAPSFGMPALAYDKQSRGALAYLALAGELVRRQRRPSRTAQTT, from the coding sequence ATGGCTAAGGTATTCGCAATCGCGAACCAGAAGGGTGGTGTGGGCAAGACCACCACCTGCATCAATCTCGCCGCATCGCTGGCCGCGACCAAGCGTCGCGTGCTGCTGATCGACCTCGATCCACAGGGCAACGCCACCATGGGCAGCGGTGTGGATAAACACGAGCTCGAGCACTCGGTGTACGACCTGCTGATCGGGGAATGCGACCTGGCCCAGGCCATGCACTATTCCGAGCACGGCAACTTCCAGTTGCTGCCGGCCAACCGCGACCTCACCGCCGCGGAAGTCGTGCTGCTCGAGATGCAGATGAAGGAGAGCCGCCTGCGCAACGCGCTGGCGCCGATCCGCGAGAACTACGACTACATCCTCATCGACTGCCCGCCGTCGCTGTCGATGCTGACGCTCAACGCCCTGGTCGCCTCCGATGGCGTGATCATCCCCATGCAGTGCGAGTACTACGCGCTGGAAGGTCTCAGCGACCTTGTGGATAACATCAAGCGCATCGCCGCCCGGCTGAACCCGGAGCTGAAGATCGAAGGCCTGCTGCGGACCATGTACGATCCGCGCCTAAGCCTGAACAACGATGTTTCGGCGCAGCTCAAGGAGCACTTCGGCGATCAGCTGTACGACACGGTGATTCCACGCAACATCCGCCTGGCCGAGGCGCCGAGCTTCGGCATGCCGGCCTTGGCCTACGACAAGCAATCCCGCGGCGCGCTCGCCTATCTGGCGCTGGCCGGGGAACTGGTCCGCCGTCAGCGCCGTCCATCACGCACTGCACAAACAACTTAA
- the atpE gene encoding F0F1 ATP synthase subunit C, protein METVVGLTAIAVALLIGLGALGTAIGFGLLGGKFLEGAARQPEMVPMLQVKMFIVAGLLDAVTMIGVGIALFFTFANPFVGQIAG, encoded by the coding sequence ATGGAAACTGTAGTTGGTCTGACCGCTATCGCTGTTGCTCTGCTGATCGGCCTGGGTGCTCTGGGTACCGCCATTGGTTTCGGCCTGCTGGGCGGCAAGTTCCTGGAAGGCGCTGCTCGCCAGCCAGAAATGGTTCCGATGCTGCAGGTCAAAATGTTCATCGTTGCCGGTCTGCTCGACGCCGTAACCATGATCGGTGTTGGTATCGCTCTGTTCTTCACCTTCGCGAACCCCTTCGTTGGTCAGATCGCCGGCTAA